The Phycisphaerales bacterium AB-hyl4 genome contains a region encoding:
- a CDS encoding D-2-hydroxyacid dehydrogenase, with translation MSERIIVLDGYTLTTAKPNHPAGHGEPAWDAIAQLGELTVHDRTPDDQIIARARDASIVLTNKTPLTENTLAAMENLRYVGVLATGTNVVDLAAARQRDITVTNIPGYSTDSVAQHVFALLLEMVNHVAAHDAAVHAGQWQRSGDFSFTVAPLTELAGKTLGIVGLGAIGQRVAHIGHVMGMNIAAASRTPDAPRPGLAGVDVTFHTIDELIATADVLTLHCPLTPETHHLLDDDRLRSMKPNAYLINTGRGPLIDEPALAAVLNEGRLAGAGLDVLSHEPAADDHPLLNAPHCIITPHIAWASREARLRLMHTAATNLQAFLNGTPTNVVNQ, from the coding sequence ATGTCTGAACGCATCATCGTCCTCGACGGCTACACCCTTACCACCGCCAAACCCAACCACCCGGCAGGCCACGGCGAGCCCGCCTGGGACGCCATCGCCCAACTCGGCGAACTCACCGTTCACGACCGCACACCCGACGACCAGATCATCGCCCGCGCCCGCGATGCCTCCATTGTTCTCACCAACAAAACCCCGCTGACCGAAAACACGCTCGCTGCGATGGAAAACCTTCGCTACGTTGGCGTGCTCGCGACCGGAACGAACGTCGTTGACCTCGCCGCCGCACGCCAGCGCGATATCACCGTTACCAACATTCCCGGCTACAGCACGGACTCAGTCGCGCAACACGTTTTCGCATTGCTGCTGGAGATGGTGAACCACGTCGCCGCGCACGACGCCGCTGTCCACGCAGGCCAGTGGCAACGCAGCGGCGACTTCAGCTTCACTGTCGCACCGCTCACCGAGCTAGCCGGCAAGACGCTGGGCATCGTCGGCCTCGGTGCGATCGGCCAGCGCGTCGCCCATATCGGACACGTAATGGGCATGAACATCGCCGCCGCCTCACGCACGCCCGACGCCCCACGCCCGGGCCTCGCAGGCGTCGACGTCACCTTTCATACCATCGACGAACTCATCGCCACCGCCGACGTGCTCACCCTGCACTGTCCGCTCACCCCGGAAACGCATCATCTGCTCGACGACGACCGTCTGCGCAGCATGAAGCCCAATGCATACCTCATCAACACCGGGCGCGGTCCGCTCATCGACGAGCCCGCCCTCGCCGCCGTGCTCAACGAAGGCCGACTCGCCGGCGCAGGCCTCGACGTGCTTAGCCACGAGCCCGCCGCAGACGACCACCCTTTGCTCAACGCCCCGCACTGCATCATCACGCCCCACATCGCCTGGGCTTCGCGCGAAGCCCGCCTCCGCCTCATGCACACCGCCGCCACCAACCTGCAAGCCTTCCTCAATGGCACGCCCACTAACGTCGTCAATCAATAA